From Arcobacter lacus, one genomic window encodes:
- a CDS encoding ABC transporter ATP-binding protein: protein MSLIKAKNIWKNYGENIILERVNFSMNSGEFCTLVGPSGCGKSTFLRMLLGIEEPSRGELLFEDKEYPKEPSDDRGIVFQRYSTLNHLNVIDNVIIGLEFKNSPFLGKLFGKAKKEAYEKADEILKAVGLYHSRTKYPHELSGGMKQRLSIAQSLVKEPKLLLLDEPFGALDPGISKDMHELLLDIHSKLNFGVVMVTHDISEAFKLGTRVLVFDKIKVDEDFPNRYGSTIVNDIDSSKRDTSISL, encoded by the coding sequence ATGAGTTTAATTAAAGCAAAAAATATTTGGAAAAATTATGGTGAAAATATAATCTTAGAAAGAGTAAATTTTTCTATGAATAGTGGCGAGTTTTGTACTTTGGTTGGACCATCAGGTTGTGGTAAAAGTACATTTTTAAGAATGTTACTTGGAATTGAAGAACCATCGCGAGGTGAGCTACTTTTTGAAGATAAAGAGTATCCAAAAGAGCCAAGTGATGATAGAGGAATAGTGTTTCAAAGATATTCAACATTAAATCATCTAAATGTGATTGATAATGTGATTATTGGTTTAGAGTTTAAAAACTCTCCATTTTTGGGAAAACTTTTTGGAAAAGCAAAAAAAGAGGCTTATGAAAAAGCTGATGAGATTTTAAAAGCAGTTGGTTTATACCATTCAAGAACTAAATATCCACATGAGTTAAGTGGTGGAATGAAACAAAGATTGTCTATTGCTCAATCACTTGTAAAAGAGCCAAAACTTTTACTTTTAGATGAGCCATTTGGTGCTCTTGATCCTGGAATTAGTAAAGATATGCATGAATTACTTTTGGATATTCACTCAAAATTAAACTTTGGAGTTGTGATGGTAACTCATGATATTAGTGAAGCTTTTAAATTAGGAACAAGAGTTTTGGTATTTGACAAAATAAAAGTTGACGAGGATTTTCCAAATAGATATGGGTCAACAATAGTAAATGATATAGATTCGAGTAAAAGAGATACGAGTATCTCTCTTTAG
- a CDS encoding urea amidolyase associated protein UAAP2, translating to MSKDTKNAIYNEKLPSGLPWAGVIKKGQTFRIVDLEGCQAVDTLFYNNDNLNDRYSANDTIREQGSIFITTGTKLISTDDNVLMEITQDSCGNHDTLGGHCSAESNSVRFGLDKKYMHSCRDNYLTIVAQLEMSPKDITNNINFFMNVPVEENGHLAIVDGISKPGDYVEMVAHMDTLVLISNCPQLNNPCNGYNPTPIQLIIWD from the coding sequence ATGTCAAAAGATACAAAAAACGCAATTTATAATGAAAAATTACCATCAGGACTTCCATGGGCAGGTGTTATAAAAAAAGGACAAACTTTTAGAATCGTTGATTTAGAAGGATGCCAAGCTGTTGATACACTTTTTTATAATAATGACAATTTAAATGATAGATATAGTGCAAATGATACTATTAGAGAACAAGGAAGTATTTTTATAACAACTGGAACAAAACTTATTTCAACTGATGATAATGTTTTAATGGAAATAACGCAAGATTCTTGTGGAAATCACGATACTTTAGGTGGGCATTGTAGTGCTGAGAGTAATAGTGTTAGATTTGGTTTAGATAAAAAATATATGCACTCTTGTAGAGATAATTACTTAACAATTGTAGCACAACTTGAAATGAGTCCAAAAGATATTACAAATAATATTAACTTTTTTATGAATGTACCAGTAGAGGAAAATGGACATTTAGCAATAGTTGATGGTATTTCAAAACCAGGAGATTATGTGGAAATGGTGGCACACATGGATACTTTAGTTTTAATATCAAATTGCCCCCAATTAAACAATCCATGCAATGGATATAACCCAACTCCAATACAATTAATCATTTGGGATTAA
- a CDS encoding putative urea ABC transporter substrate-binding protein encodes MKLSISKIFKLLSLAVLFLGLTSTSLFAGTKKDFKVAWSIYVGWMPWDVIESQKIMDKWAKKYGINVQIVQINDYIESINQYSSGEFDACTMANTDALGIPAAGGVDSTALIIGDYSNGNDAVISKTAKSIKDLKGTNINLVELSISHYLLARALEKNGLSEKDIKVVNTSDADMVSAYTTADVSSVVTWKPQVSEIQKMPKANTIFDSSKIPGEIIDLTVVNTQTLKENPEFGKALVGAWYEMMSLMTSNSKESIEAKTIMAKASGTDLAGFEDQLKTTNMYYTPVEAVKFNNSDEIVKTMEFVAKFSFEHGLYGEGASDYGFVGIEFPNGKVIGDKGNIKLRFNDSFMKMASEGKL; translated from the coding sequence ATGAAACTTTCGATTTCAAAAATCTTTAAACTATTGTCATTGGCTGTTCTATTTTTAGGATTAACATCAACTTCACTTTTTGCTGGAACAAAAAAAGATTTCAAAGTTGCTTGGAGTATCTATGTTGGTTGGATGCCTTGGGATGTTATTGAATCTCAAAAAATCATGGATAAATGGGCAAAAAAATATGGAATTAATGTGCAAATAGTTCAAATAAATGATTATATTGAATCAATCAATCAATATAGTTCAGGTGAATTTGATGCTTGTACTATGGCAAATACGGATGCTTTAGGAATTCCTGCTGCTGGTGGAGTTGATTCAACTGCTTTAATCATTGGAGATTATTCAAATGGAAATGATGCTGTTATTTCTAAAACTGCAAAATCAATCAAAGATTTAAAAGGAACAAATATAAATCTTGTTGAATTATCAATCTCTCACTATTTATTAGCAAGAGCTTTAGAGAAAAATGGTTTGAGTGAAAAAGATATAAAGGTTGTAAATACAAGTGATGCTGATATGGTTTCTGCTTATACAACTGCTGATGTTTCAAGTGTAGTTACTTGGAAACCACAAGTGAGTGAAATTCAAAAAATGCCAAAAGCTAATACTATTTTTGATAGTTCAAAAATCCCTGGTGAGATTATAGATTTAACTGTAGTTAATACTCAAACTTTAAAAGAAAATCCAGAGTTTGGAAAAGCATTAGTTGGTGCTTGGTATGAAATGATGAGTTTAATGACTTCTAATTCAAAAGAATCAATAGAAGCTAAAACAATTATGGCAAAAGCTTCTGGAACTGATTTAGCTGGATTTGAAGACCAACTAAAAACTACAAATATGTATTACACACCAGTAGAAGCTGTAAAATTTAATAATAGTGATGAAATAGTAAAAACTATGGAGTTTGTTGCTAAATTCTCATTTGAACATGGTTTATATGGCGAAGGTGCAAGTGATTATGGTTTTGTAGGAATTGAGTTTCCAAATGGAAAAGTTATTGGAGATAAAGGAAACATCAAACTTAGATTTAATGATAGTTTCATGAAAATGGCTAGTGAGGGAAAACTTTAA
- a CDS encoding urea amidolyase associated protein UAAP1 translates to MIKSDKVVLNEIFPSSVKWSKIVKRGQTIQLKAKGDNASLSAMFYNASNVAERFNSADTVKIQWNAFLGKEKVLFSEMGRVLFAITEDSTDGLFDILGGISNERTIKENFGGEATYQSCRNGYYKSDKENFLIELGKYGMTKKDLIPALNLFRKVDVKEGSKLVLSDRCAKENDFIELTAHMDVLLVLSNTPHAMDKSGVYEPSDIEITIFDAVEFKDEDYKTYSDEAKRGFINTNRYFV, encoded by the coding sequence ATGATAAAAAGTGATAAAGTTGTTTTAAACGAAATTTTCCCTTCAAGTGTGAAATGGTCAAAAATCGTTAAAAGAGGGCAAACAATACAACTAAAAGCAAAAGGTGACAATGCAAGTTTAAGTGCAATGTTTTACAACGCTTCAAATGTAGCAGAGAGATTTAATAGTGCAGATACAGTAAAAATCCAATGGAATGCTTTTTTAGGAAAAGAAAAAGTTCTATTTTCAGAAATGGGAAGAGTTTTATTTGCAATTACAGAAGATTCTACTGATGGTTTATTTGATATTTTAGGTGGAATTTCAAATGAAAGAACTATCAAAGAGAACTTTGGAGGTGAAGCAACTTATCAAAGTTGTAGAAATGGTTATTATAAAAGTGATAAAGAAAACTTTTTAATTGAACTTGGAAAATATGGAATGACAAAAAAAGATTTAATTCCTGCACTGAATCTATTTAGAAAAGTTGATGTTAAAGAGGGTTCAAAACTTGTATTAAGTGATAGATGTGCAAAAGAGAATGATTTTATTGAATTAACAGCACACATGGATGTTTTACTTGTATTATCAAATACACCACATGCTATGGATAAAAGTGGAGTTTATGAGCCAAGCGATATTGAAATTACTATTTTTGATGCAGTTGAGTTTAAAGATGAAGATTATAAAACTTATAGTGATGAAGCAAAAAGAGGCTTCATAAATACTAACAGATATTTTGTTTAA
- a CDS encoding ABC transporter permease: MKRLINEIPSKTANLFLGLLPFLLIAIVYLSFSNARLAENPNDKLLPSIEKCIDSMSKLAFEEDKRTGSYILYDDTVASLKRLALGVGISAVIALVVGISIGVIPMITSTLSPLIWFFSLIPTMAILPILFIVFGLGEISKVVLIILGITPIMIRDIYQRVKEIPSEQIIKVQTLGANTWQIITRVVTPQIFPRLIDSIRLTLGTAWIFLISAEAIAATEGLGYRIFLVRRYLAMDVILPYVVWITLLAFLIDFVLRKFNQKLFPWFGKE, from the coding sequence ATGAAAAGGTTAATAAATGAAATCCCATCAAAGACAGCAAATCTATTTCTGGGATTATTACCTTTTTTATTAATTGCAATAGTTTATTTAAGTTTTTCAAATGCTAGACTTGCTGAAAATCCAAATGATAAATTGTTGCCATCAATAGAAAAATGTATTGATAGTATGAGCAAATTGGCTTTCGAAGAGGATAAAAGAACTGGAAGTTATATCCTTTATGATGACACAGTTGCAAGTTTAAAAAGATTGGCTTTAGGTGTAGGAATTAGTGCAGTTATTGCTTTGGTTGTTGGTATTTCTATAGGAGTTATTCCTATGATTACTTCAACTTTATCACCACTTATTTGGTTTTTTTCACTAATACCTACAATGGCAATTTTACCGATACTTTTTATAGTATTTGGTTTAGGTGAGATTTCAAAAGTAGTTTTGATTATTTTGGGAATTACACCAATTATGATAAGAGATATTTATCAAAGAGTAAAAGAGATACCAAGTGAACAAATCATAAAAGTTCAAACTTTGGGAGCTAATACTTGGCAAATAATTACAAGAGTTGTAACTCCTCAAATATTTCCAAGATTAATTGATTCAATTAGATTGACTTTAGGAACTGCTTGGATATTTTTGATTTCAGCTGAAGCGATTGCTGCAACTGAAGGTTTAGGTTATAGAATATTTTTAGTACGAAGATATCTAGCTATGGATGTGATTTTACCTTATGTTGTATGGATTACACTATTAGCATTTTTAATAGATTTTGTTTTAAGAAAATTTAATCAAAAACTATTTCCTTGGTTTGGTAAGGAGTGA